Genomic segment of Deltaproteobacteria bacterium:
TTTTCAGGTCCATCAACCCTACCGCCTCCGGCCGTTCTCTTTTTTCGACATCGGCAACAACCATGTTTATGACGATGAAGAAAACAATCGCGCCATCCTCAATAAAATTGCCGATAAGTGTTACCTGCCCACCAATGTCGTCCTGCTTGCGCTGATTAAAAAACATCACGGTGCTTTCCGGCTGGCCTTTTCTCTGACCGGGATCGTCCTGGAACAGTTGGAAAAATACCGCCCCGATGCCCTCGCAAGCTTCCAGCGCCTGGCCGAGACCGGTTGCGTCGAATTTTTAAGCGAAACCTATTTTCACTCCCTGGCCTTCATTTTTTCCCCGCGGGAATTCCAGGAACAGGTCTCGCTGCACCGGGACAAAATCCAGTCGCTCTTCGACTATCAACCGGTCACCTTTCGCCATACGGAACTGATCTACAATAACGCCCTGGCCAGCCTGGTGGAAGAAATGGGCTATCAGGCGATCCTGGCGGAAGGGGCCGACAAGATCCTGGGCTGGCGCAGTCCCAACTTCCTCTACCGCCCTGTCGGGTGTACGAAGATAAAATTGCTCTTGAAAAACTACCGTCTTTCTGATGATATCGCCTTTAGATTTTCCGATTCCCAATGGGTCGAGTATCCGCTCCTGGCTGACAAGTTTGCCCATTGGTTGCATCAACTGCCGGCCGGCGGAGAGATTGTTAATCTTTTCATGGATTATGAGACCTTTGGTGAACATCAGTGGCAGGAGACGGGTATCTTTGATTTCCTGCGCGCCTTGCCGCAGGAGATTTTCACCCATGCCGACTTCCGCTTCCAGACGCCGGCCGAGGTCGTGCGGGATCACGAACCCGTGGCCGAGCTGGATGTGCCCGAACTTACTTCCTGGGCGGATACGGAACGGGATTTAACCGCCTGGCTCGGCAATGCCATGCAGCAGGACGCGCTCCGCAATCTCTATGCCCTGGAGGCCCCGGTGCGCCGTCCCAAAAACCAGGCGCTGCGGCAGGCATGGCGTAAGTTGCAGACCTCCGATCACTTCTACTACATGTGCACCAAGTGGCTTGCAGACGGCGACGTACACAAATATTTCAACCCCTACGAGTCTCCCTACGATGCCTACATCAATTACATGAATGTCCTGGATGATTTTTCCGGCCGCTTGCTAACCGGCGGCAGGAAAATAACAGATTAAAAGGAGATATATCCCATGACGGAAGAAAGAATTAGAGCAGCCAGCACTCAGTCTTCAGCACCCAGTCCTCAGCACTCGGTCCTCAGCACTCAGCCCTCCTATCTCTTCGAGGTAAGCTGGGAAGTGTGCAACAAGATCGGCGGCATCTACACGGTGATCACCAGTAAGGCCCGTCAGGCAGGCAATGCCTACGGCGAAAACTACTACTTCCTGGGGCCTGATCTCAAGAACAATCTCGAATTTGAGGAAACAGAGGAGGACTGCTGGACCAAGATGAGGGCGGCCACCGCTATTCGGGACATACCCTGCCGTTTTGGCCGGTGGCGCATCCCCGGCAATCCGAAAGTTATCCTGGTCGGTTTCGGCAAGAAATACGATAAGGAACAACTGCTCTTCCGTCTCTGGGAAAGATATGGCGTGGACTCTATCGCGGGCGGCTGGGATTATGTGGAGCCCGTCATGTTCAGTTATGCCTGCGGGGAAGTGATTGAAATTATATATAATTTATACGTCAAGCCCGAGGGCGCCACGGCCGTGGCTCATTTTCACGAATGGATGTGCGGCGCGGGACTGCTGGCGATCAAGCAGATGGCCCCGGAAGTAGGCACGGTATTTACCACCCATGCCACGATTCTCGGGAGAACCCTGGCCAGTTCCGGGATGGATATTTACACCAACATGGAGAACATCTCACCGCTCCGGGAAGCCAACGCCCATAATATTACCGCCAAGAACTCCATGGAAGCGTCGGCCGCACGGGAAGCCGATTGTTTCACCACAGTCAGCAACATCACCGCTGCCGAGTCGAAAAACTTTTTAGGCCGGGCGCCGGATGTCATCACCCCCAATGGACTGGACATGGAGCATGTCCCCGACCTGGTTGAAAATAGGGCGCCGGCGCTCAAGGCACGGGAAAGGCTGCTTTCGGCCGCCGGCCACTTTTTAAGAAAAGAATTTCCTGATGATACGAAGATTATGTCCATTTCCGGACGCTATGAATTCCATAACAAGGGGATAGACCTGTTTCTTAATGCCCTGGGTCGTCTCGAAAAGAGCATGAAGGATAATGAAACCGTCCTGGCCTACCTGTTCGTTCTCGGCGGTCACAAGGACCTTATCCCCGCTCTCCAGTGCGAGCAGCCCTCGATATACTGCGATTCCACAAGGTATGAGACCGGCGCCCCCCTCCCCATTGCCACGCACCGGCTGGACTACGAGGCGTCAGATCCGATTCTGCAGACATGCAGTCACCTGGGTCTCAAAAACGGGCAGCAAAACAAGGTCTTTGTCATATTTATTCCGGCCTATCTGAATGGACACGATGGTCTTTTGAACATGACCTATTATGAAGCGCTTTCGGGTAGCGATCTGGGTGTTTTCCCCTCCTACTATGAGCCCTGGGGCTATACTCCCTTAGAAAGCGCCGCCTATGCCGTACCTACAATAACCACGGATCAGGCTGGTTTCGGCATCTGGGCGGAGCAGAAGGTTGGCGATAGCAGCGGCGTCATCCTGCTGCGGCGCAAAGGGAAGGATGATAACACTATCGAAGACAAGCTCTACGGCATTTTGCATAATTTTCTGGGCTGGACGGAAGGGGAGCAGTTAGAGAGAAGAAAGATGGCCCGCCAGGCCGCCGAACAGGCTAACTGGCAAGACTTCTTTCTTGCTTACCAGCAGGCTTACGAGGGGGCATTGACCGTTGCCGCGGCGCGCTACACGAAGCTGATGACCAGCGCGGAAAGGGAGGAGAAGGTCCGCGTCTTTGCCGGCACGGTATCCACTCAGCCTCACTTTCGTAGTTTTTTGGCCGTGGCCAATCTACCGGAAAATATTGCCCGGCTGCGGGAGCTGGCCTACAACATCTGGCTGGCCTGGAACCCCCCGGCACTTAACCTGTTCGCCACTTTAGACCCCAAGTTATGGGAGGAAACAGGCAAAAATCCCATCCGGATATTAGAAACGACATCGCCGAAGCGGCTGCTGGAAGCCTCGAAAAGCGGAAGTTACATTGCTCTTTACGACCAGGTAATGGAACACTTCGACCAATATATGGATGAAATCAGAGACGCGGCCGGTCGCCCGGTCACGCTGGAAATGAAAAGCTCGGCGCCCGTCGCCTATTTTTCCACGGAGTACGGCCTGCATGAGACCGTTCCCATTTATTCGGGCGGTTTAGGCACCCTCTCGGGCGATCACATGAAGACGGCCAGCGACCTGAATATACCTCTGGTGGGAGTGGGCCTGCTCTACAAGAATGGTTTTTTCCGGCAGGTCATAGACAGCAACGGGGTGCAACTCGCGGAATATCCGGAAAACGATTTCTCTACCATGGCCGTGCAGTTAGTGCAGGACGATCGAGGCAATGCCGCGCAGATTTCGCTCGAACTGCCCGGACGCATCCTCTTTGCCAACATCTGGGAAATCAAGGTCGGCCGGACTTCTCTTTATCTCTTGAACACCGATGTCCCGGCAAACACCCCCCAGGACAGGCGGATAACCGACCGCCTGTACAGCGGCGACCAGAGGACGCGGATCGAGCAGGAGATTCTGCTCGGCATGGGCGGGGTAAGGTTGCTGAAGAAACTCGGCATCAAACCGAGCGTATATCACATCAACGAGGGCCATTCGGCGTTCCTCATCCTGGAAAGGGTTGCCATCCTGATGGGTGAGGAGGGGCTGGGTTTTGAGGAAGCTTGCGAGGTTGTTCACGGCAGCACCATCTTTACCACCCACACGCCTGTGGAGGCAGGCAACGAACGCTTCCCCAAGGAATTAATCGAGCATTATTTTGCTTCCTTTGTCAAGAAGTGTAATATTTCGTGGTCACAATTATGGGCATTGGGTTGCAAGGAGAGCGGCGATGACAAGAATTTTTTCCTGACGATCCTCGCGCTGAAAATGAGTTTTATGACTAACGCGGTCAGCCGGCTGCATGGACGTATCTCGCGGCATATGTGGCGTGACGTCTGGAAAGGTTTTTACGGCTCCGACGTGCCGATCGGTCACATCACCAACGGCGTCCATATGAAGTCCTACGTTGCCCCGCGGATGAGAGAACTGCTGGATGTCTATCTGGGCGCGGATTGGTGGAGACACATCGCCGATAAGGAAATGTGGCAGCGCATTCAAGAGATTCCGGATGCAGTTTTATGGCGCACCCGCTATGAACTGAAACAGAAAAACTTTGATTTTCTGATCGACAATATTTCCCGGCAATGGTCAAGATACGGCCTTTCCAAAACATGGCGGGAAGATCTCCTGGGCAAGGTCAATCCCGCCGCCATGATCATTGGCTTTGCCAGAAGGTTCGCCCCCTATAAACGTGCTGATTTGATTCTGTCGGATATGGATCGTCTGGCCAATATTTTGAACAATAAGGACCGCCCCGTCCATATCATCATGGCCGGCAAGGCCCATCCCAGCGACGAGATGGGAAAGAGCCTGATAAAGAAGGTCGTTGACGTCTGCAAGGAGGAGCGGTTCCGAGGCAAGATCTTCTTTATCGAAAACTATGATATTCGCGTCGCCCGACATCTGGTGCAGGGCGTTGATGTCTGGCTGAACACGCCGCGGCGGCCCTTTGAGGCGAGCGGCACCAGCGGCCAAAAAGTGGTGATCAACGGCGTGCTGAATCTCAGCGTTTCCGATGGCTGGTGGTGCGAAGGCTATGACGGCACCAATGGGTGGAATATAGGGCCAGTGGTGAGGGAACGCCCGGACAACCGGCAAAATGCCGATGAGGAAGACAGTCAATCCCTCTATTCGCTCCTGGAAAACACGATCGTCCCGCTCTTCTATGACCGCTCCTCCTCAGGCTTGCCCGAAAAGTGGGTAGCCATGATTAAGAGATCAATGCAGACCCTGACCCCGGAATACACTACGGCGCGGATGCTGACCGATTATTACGAGCAGATGTACGTGCCGACCATGAGAAGAGAACAGGTCGTGACGGCGGATTCCTTCAAGCTGGCCCGTGAACTTGCCGCGTGGAAGCTCAAGACCCCCATGCGCTTTTCATCCTTGAAAGTTCTCGATTTCACGATTGACGGGGTACAGGGCGACACAATTGATGTTGGTCAGCCGCTGTTTGTGAAAGCCAGAATAGACCCGGGCAAGATGGATGAACAGGAAATCATTGTGGAACTTATGATTGGCCGGGCCGAGGGCGGTGATTTTATTGAAAGCCCCGCCAGCGTGCCTCTGGAAATAGCCCAGCGGGGCCCGGACGGCATCCTGACCTTTACCGGGCAATACGAAGTCAGCCAGAACGGTATGTATTCTTACGGGATACGCGTGGCGCCGTATCACAAAAACCTGGCCTCCAAATACGAGCTCGGGCTAATGCTATGGGGATGAAGTGATCGGGCTCAGATCAATGTGGACCGAAGGGATCATCCTGGTTAAAATCGGGTGACAGATGACGATCGCTGACCTCTTGGGCGAAGATATTCTCAAAGCCTAGATCCAGGGCGAAGTTTACCACCGCCTCGTATTCCCGGCGGGTTATCCTGCGCCCCAGGATGGCGTGCCGGACCAAAGCGGGAATCGGTGTGTATTGCGACATGATGCTGAGGGATACCCGCAGGGAGATATTTTCCTTGATCAGTCGGAGCGCCGCAAGGCTGTTCTCCTGCCTGCCCGGCAGGATCAGGTGCCGGATCAGCAGACCCCGGCGGGCGATGTTGTCCTCCGTCTCCAGTTCATCCCCCACCTGGCGCACCATTTCCTTGATTGAAGCCAATGCCTGGGCAACGTAATCCTTCACCCCGGAAAAAAGCAAGCCGTCGTCGTCACAACCGTACTTGAAATCCGGCAGATAGATATCCACCATCCCGGCCAGCATTTTAATTACCTCCGGCTCTTCGTATCCGCCGCAATTATATACGAAGGGCAGTTGCAGGCCCTGCTCACGCGCCATCGAGAGCGCTGCCATGATCTGGGGCGTCTGAGGGGTGGGGGTGACGGGTTCAATATTGTGGCAGCCCCTGTCCGCAAGCGACAGCATGATCCGGGCCAGCGCGGCGCTGTCCAGCAATTCTCCCTTTATGTCGTGACTGATCTGATGATTCTGGCAATAGATGCACTTCAGGTTGCAGGATGAGAAGAAGATCGTACCGGCGCCACAGTTCCCCGAAAGCGGCGGCTCTTCGCCATGATGGACAAGGGCGCAGTCCATGACAATCTGATCCCCCAGTCGGCAGAAGCCCTGCTCGCCCCTGGTCCGGTCCACCCGGCAGTGACGGGGGCAAAGTGTGCAACTACTGAACATCCCTTTGAGTTTTACAAGGGCCTCGTGATGGTCTGGCGTCGCCATTCAGTCTAACTTCTCCACTACATCCCGGATTTTTCCGCTGACCACCAATTCCAGAAACTCCTCCCCCAGCGGTGCAGCCAGGGCTGTTACCTGTAGCCAGTTGGCCATCCTCTGCCCGGGATCGTTGAGATAGGTAAGATAATCCACGCGATCAGGGATACGTGCGCCGGGCAGTTGCGCCACAAATTCCGCAGTGGGATGGACCATCAGGACGTTGTTCAATATCCTGGCGGCCGGCTTGCGGCTCGTTAGTCTTTTGTCTAACCAGCCCGGAATGATCCGCTCCGAGTGGTGGAAAAAAAGGGTCACCCCTCCCGTCTGCCTCGCGTACCGGTGCGTCAGATGATAATCGAGCAAACCACCATCGCGATAAAGGCCCGCAGGCGCCCCGTAAATGTCCCGCACCCCGGCGACAACTAAGGGAATAGCGGCGGAGGCCAGCAGGGCATGGCGGAAGTTGATCTCGCTCAGGGCTGTAAACCGGCCCCGGAATCCCTTCTCAAAGCAGAAATCGGGCGGTTTGGCGCCCGTGTAAAACACCATCCGCTCCGCAAAACCAGCAAGATAGGAACGATCGAGGTAGTTCGCCACGAAGCATATCCCCAACCCCAGCCACTGGACCAATGGTACGTCGGAGGCGAGCAGATGCTTCGTCCGCACCGTGATGACGGCCAGACGATACTGCTTGCAGCTCAAGGCGAAGGGCAGGGCGTCTGCGGGCAGATAGGCATTGATAACGTCGCCGAGGGCATTAAAAACCTGTCCCGGCGAATCCTTGCGGTGGTAAGGCATGGCGATATAGGCATCCATCAGACGGCGATAGCTGGTTTCCGCTTCCGGCTGGAGCCAGGCGGCCAGACGCCAGGCGCCAGCCGAAGAACCGACAAGCAGCAGGGCTTGTTTGTTCCCCAGCAGTCCGCTTTTTAACAGGGCCAGATCAAAACCGCTCGCCACTAACCAGCGCGGACCTCCGGCCGGCGCAAAATAGGCGCTAACCATATCCGGATGAAAGCCGCCGTCTTTTATCAGTTCATAGGCTTCTTTGCCGGCCTTGATGCGCAGATTATTCATGCGGGGAGACCTTCCCGGTCATTGCGAGGCGACTGCGCGCCGTGGCAATCTCTTTGATAATAAATGGTTCCCGAAATGGCCTTGACACAACCGGCCCCCTTTTGTAGACTAACCGATATATGATAGCGGGGTTCATATACAGACATGATGATATTTGTCAATGCTCCCGGTTAAAGAAAGGATGCCAAATGGATATTAAGCTGCAGGTAAGAGGAATTGCCCAAAACGCCCGATTGGCATCCTTGGCCCTGGCGCGCTGCCCTACTGATCAAAAGAATCGGGCGCTGACGGAAATGGCCGCGGAGCTGATCCGACAGGGGGACTATCTGCAGCAGGAAAACGGGAAAGATATGGCCTATGCCAGACAGGCAGGCCTTGCGGCGGCCATGTTAGACAGGCTGATGCTCAAGGGAAGCACGATCAGCGACATGGCCGGTGGTCTGGAAGAGGTCGCGGCGCTGCCGGACCCCGTGGGCAAGGTAACTTCCATGTGGCGTCGTCCGAACGGGCTGCTCGTGGGGAGGATGCGGATCCCGCTGGGGGTAATCGGCATCATCTACGAATCCCGTCCGAATGTTACGGCCGACGCCGCCGCCCTGTGTCTGAAGTCGGGCAATGCCGTCATCCTGAGAGGTGGTTCCGAGGCGATCCATTCCAATCTGGCGATTGCCGGCATTTTGCGGGGCGTGCTGAAAAAGCTGGCCCTGCCCGAGGAGGCCATTCAGCTCATCCCCATCACGGACCGGGAAGCCGTCTATGAGATGTTGCAGTTAGAGGAATACATTGATGTCATCATCCCCCGGGGCGGGGAAGAACTGATCCGGGCCGTCGTGGCCCAGTCTAAGATCCCGGTCATCAAACATTACAAGGGAGTCTGCCATGTCTTTGTGGACGCCGACGCCGACCTCGCCATGGCCGAAAATATCTGCCTGAATGCCAAGACCCAGCGTCCCGGCGTCTGCAATGCCCTGGAGACGCTTTTGGTCCATCAGGACATAGCGGCGCAATTTCTGCCGGGTATGGCGATCAAACTGCAGCAGGCCGGCGTTACGCTGCGCGGCTGCGAGCAGGCCCGAAAGCTTACGCCCGGCATGGAAGCGGCGACAGAAGACGACTGGTATCGTGAGTACCTCGACCTCATCCTGGCCGTCCGCGTTGTGCCCGACCTCGATGCGGCCATGGCCCATATTGACAAATACGGCTCCCTCCACACCGAGGCCATCGTCACTAAGGATTATCACAATGCCCAACGCTTCCTGAACGAGGTGAACTCCTCCACGGTGCTCGTGAACGCCTCGACCCGCTTCAGCGACGGATTTGAACTGGGCTTGGGGGCCGAGATCGGGATCAGCACGACGAAACTGCATGCCTTCGGCCCCATGGGGTTGGAGGAACTGACTACCACCAAATTCATCATCTACGGCGACGGGCAGGTACGGGTATGAAGCTGGGCATTCTGGGCGGCACCTTCGATCCCATCCATTTGGGCCATTTGCGATGCGCCGAGGAGGTCAGGGAATTATTCGCCCTGGACCGGATATTGTTTATCCCAAGCTCCCAACCGCCTCACAAGGATTATCCGGCAGTGACCCCTTTTGCCCAGCGGGCGGAGATGGTCCAGTTGGCCATTGCCGGGCAACCGGTTTTTTCCTGTTCCGATCTGGAAAATAAACGGGCCGGGCTGTCCTACTCCGTCATAACGGTAGAAGAGCTGCTCGCCTCCCAACCCCAGGCGACGCTTTATTTTATCCTGGGTCAGGATGCCTTCCAGACCATCCAGACCTGGAAGGACTGGGAACGGCTGCTCACTTTGTGCCACGTGGTTGTCATGACCAGGGCTGGCTGGAAAAATGAAGGCCTGACGGAGATCCTGCCCCCTGACCACGCCGGCCGGTTCCGCTATAACGCCGCCCTGGACGGATATCAAGGCCCCACCGGCAAGGCCATCTTTTTTCGCCAGGTCTCTTTTCTGGAGGTATCTTCTTCGGATATCAGAAGCCGGATCAAGGCCGGGAAATCCGTCCGATATCTCGTGCCGGAAGCAGTGCTTGCCTACCTTGCCGAGGCCGGTTGCTACCGGCAATAATCCTGGGAGTTTATTACTGCTGCCCCCTGCTGTTCACATAGATGCCGACGCATACTAATGACATGCCAATCACCAAGCCCACCGTGACCGGTTCAGCCAGAAAGATCGCCCCGGAAGCAACGCCGAAAATTGGCGTCAGGAAGGAAAAAACCGCGAGCTGGGAAACGGGATAGGTATGAATCAGTTTGAACCACACCAGATAGGAAGCGAAGGCGACAATAACCGACTGATAGCCGAGCGCGGCCAGGACAGGTCCGTTGATGCCGTGGATCCAGGTCGGTTCCAGGACATAGGCGCAGAGAAGGAGGATAGGAATGGAAAAGACGAGCTGGTAGAGGAAGGTATGAATCGGCTGGACCTTGCCGGCCAGATATTTTTTGATGTAAATTGTCGTCGCACCCCACAGCACTGCGGCTATTATCTGCAGCGCATCCCCAAAAAGCATGGATGGGGTCCAAGTAGCCGGTTTACCCCAGAGCAGGACGCAGGCCGCCCCGGCGAAGGCGAGGACCAATCCTGTTATATTGAGGGCATTCAAGCGCTCCCGCAGAAATAGCCAGGCGCCGATGGCCACCACGAACGGCGAAAGATTAAGCAGGATACTGGCGCGGGCGGCATGGGTATAGCGCAGGCCGAAATAGATGCAGGCAAACTCGATCCCAAAAAGGAGCCCTACCACGCATCCGTGCCAGAGACGGATGTCCCGGTGGAAAAGCGGCTCCTTGATGGCCAGGCAGTAGAGGATGCCCAGAAAAGAGGCAATCGCTGAACGGAGAAAGGACATGAAGACAGGCGAGATGCCACCGCTGGCGAACTTGATCGCCGAATAGTTGCAACCCCACAGAAATGTGAGCAGAACCATGAAGAGAATGCCGCTGAGATCTATGCGGTCCTTGGGCGTACTATGCATGCTGGACTTCCCTCCCCCGTAATTAGTTACCCGTTAGAAATCCTCGCGCCTGTTCCACCTCTACACGGCTGCCGATGTAGATCGGCGAGCGCTGGTCCAGATCCGTTACCGTCAATGACAGGATATCCTCCCGGCCATTCGTGGCCATACCGCCCGCCTGTTCGATGATGAAGGCCATGGGCTGAAGTTCGAAAAGGAGCCGCAATTTCCCCTGCGGTTCATTTTTTAAGGCGGGGTAAGTGAAAATACCCCCTCTTTTGATCAGCAACTGATTGATGTCCGGTACAAATCCACCGCTATAGCGGAGCTTGTAGCCGGCTGCCTCCAGCGCTTCCAGAAATTTACAATGCTCCGGAGTGCAGTCCCTTCTCAATCCGCCCGGGCTGTAAATGGAGCCTCGATCATTTAAGGTTATGTTCTCCTGAGAAAGGACATACTCGCCTTCCCTGTTCAGCACAAATTCATGGGCCCCCTTGGCCGTCGCATACACCATCGTGATCAGCGGGCCGTAGGTAATGTAGAGCGCCGCCACCATGGATTTTCGGCCCTGGCCTAAAACCGCCTCCTGGTGGATGCCGATAATGGTGCCGATGGACAGATTGGCATCCACGAGCGAAGAACCGTCCAGGGGATCGGCGGTAATGAAATATTTTTCATTCCCCTGGCCGATGGTGACAACGGTTTCCTGCTCTTCGGAGGCGTATTCCCGGACAGACCCGGAAAACTGGAGTTGATTTTTTAGAATTTCATCGGCGCCGCGGTCCAGGGCTAATTGGTCCTCTCCGTAAATGTTTTGAAACCCCGCCAGCTTGCGGTTGGATTCGTGAATCTTGGCGGATATATATTTCCCCGTCACGGCAATCTGCCAGATCAGGCGGCGCAATTCCATCTCTACGCCGTCCATCCACATGTGGCGTCGTAAGTCCACGGCAAATTTGGTGTAATCAGATATGCCTTCCCCCATAGCTATTCCTTTCCTATCTTTGTAGGGGCGGGTTTGAAATCCGCCCCTA
This window contains:
- a CDS encoding glycoside hydrolase family 57 protein; this encodes MPSVCLYFQVHQPYRLRPFSFFDIGNNHVYDDEENNRAILNKIADKCYLPTNVVLLALIKKHHGAFRLAFSLTGIVLEQLEKYRPDALASFQRLAETGCVEFLSETYFHSLAFIFSPREFQEQVSLHRDKIQSLFDYQPVTFRHTELIYNNALASLVEEMGYQAILAEGADKILGWRSPNFLYRPVGCTKIKLLLKNYRLSDDIAFRFSDSQWVEYPLLADKFAHWLHQLPAGGEIVNLFMDYETFGEHQWQETGIFDFLRALPQEIFTHADFRFQTPAEVVRDHEPVAELDVPELTSWADTERDLTAWLGNAMQQDALRNLYALEAPVRRPKNQALRQAWRKLQTSDHFYYMCTKWLADGDVHKYFNPYESPYDAYINYMNVLDDFSGRLLTGGRKITD
- the glgP gene encoding alpha-glucan family phosphorylase encodes the protein MTEERIRAASTQSSAPSPQHSVLSTQPSYLFEVSWEVCNKIGGIYTVITSKARQAGNAYGENYYFLGPDLKNNLEFEETEEDCWTKMRAATAIRDIPCRFGRWRIPGNPKVILVGFGKKYDKEQLLFRLWERYGVDSIAGGWDYVEPVMFSYACGEVIEIIYNLYVKPEGATAVAHFHEWMCGAGLLAIKQMAPEVGTVFTTHATILGRTLASSGMDIYTNMENISPLREANAHNITAKNSMEASAAREADCFTTVSNITAAESKNFLGRAPDVITPNGLDMEHVPDLVENRAPALKARERLLSAAGHFLRKEFPDDTKIMSISGRYEFHNKGIDLFLNALGRLEKSMKDNETVLAYLFVLGGHKDLIPALQCEQPSIYCDSTRYETGAPLPIATHRLDYEASDPILQTCSHLGLKNGQQNKVFVIFIPAYLNGHDGLLNMTYYEALSGSDLGVFPSYYEPWGYTPLESAAYAVPTITTDQAGFGIWAEQKVGDSSGVILLRRKGKDDNTIEDKLYGILHNFLGWTEGEQLERRKMARQAAEQANWQDFFLAYQQAYEGALTVAAARYTKLMTSAEREEKVRVFAGTVSTQPHFRSFLAVANLPENIARLRELAYNIWLAWNPPALNLFATLDPKLWEETGKNPIRILETTSPKRLLEASKSGSYIALYDQVMEHFDQYMDEIRDAAGRPVTLEMKSSAPVAYFSTEYGLHETVPIYSGGLGTLSGDHMKTASDLNIPLVGVGLLYKNGFFRQVIDSNGVQLAEYPENDFSTMAVQLVQDDRGNAAQISLELPGRILFANIWEIKVGRTSLYLLNTDVPANTPQDRRITDRLYSGDQRTRIEQEILLGMGGVRLLKKLGIKPSVYHINEGHSAFLILERVAILMGEEGLGFEEACEVVHGSTIFTTHTPVEAGNERFPKELIEHYFASFVKKCNISWSQLWALGCKESGDDKNFFLTILALKMSFMTNAVSRLHGRISRHMWRDVWKGFYGSDVPIGHITNGVHMKSYVAPRMRELLDVYLGADWWRHIADKEMWQRIQEIPDAVLWRTRYELKQKNFDFLIDNISRQWSRYGLSKTWREDLLGKVNPAAMIIGFARRFAPYKRADLILSDMDRLANILNNKDRPVHIIMAGKAHPSDEMGKSLIKKVVDVCKEERFRGKIFFIENYDIRVARHLVQGVDVWLNTPRRPFEASGTSGQKVVINGVLNLSVSDGWWCEGYDGTNGWNIGPVVRERPDNRQNADEEDSQSLYSLLENTIVPLFYDRSSSGLPEKWVAMIKRSMQTLTPEYTTARMLTDYYEQMYVPTMRREQVVTADSFKLARELAAWKLKTPMRFSSLKVLDFTIDGVQGDTIDVGQPLFVKARIDPGKMDEQEIIVELMIGRAEGGDFIESPASVPLEIAQRGPDGILTFTGQYEVSQNGMYSYGIRVAPYHKNLASKYELGLMLWG
- a CDS encoding radical SAM protein, yielding MATPDHHEALVKLKGMFSSCTLCPRHCRVDRTRGEQGFCRLGDQIVMDCALVHHGEEPPLSGNCGAGTIFFSSCNLKCIYCQNHQISHDIKGELLDSAALARIMLSLADRGCHNIEPVTPTPQTPQIMAALSMAREQGLQLPFVYNCGGYEEPEVIKMLAGMVDIYLPDFKYGCDDDGLLFSGVKDYVAQALASIKEMVRQVGDELETEDNIARRGLLIRHLILPGRQENSLAALRLIKENISLRVSLSIMSQYTPIPALVRHAILGRRITRREYEAVVNFALDLGFENIFAQEVSDRHLSPDFNQDDPFGPH
- a CDS encoding glutamate-5-semialdehyde dehydrogenase, coding for MDIKLQVRGIAQNARLASLALARCPTDQKNRALTEMAAELIRQGDYLQQENGKDMAYARQAGLAAAMLDRLMLKGSTISDMAGGLEEVAALPDPVGKVTSMWRRPNGLLVGRMRIPLGVIGIIYESRPNVTADAAALCLKSGNAVILRGGSEAIHSNLAIAGILRGVLKKLALPEEAIQLIPITDREAVYEMLQLEEYIDVIIPRGGEELIRAVVAQSKIPVIKHYKGVCHVFVDADADLAMAENICLNAKTQRPGVCNALETLLVHQDIAAQFLPGMAIKLQQAGVTLRGCEQARKLTPGMEAATEDDWYREYLDLILAVRVVPDLDAAMAHIDKYGSLHTEAIVTKDYHNAQRFLNEVNSSTVLVNASTRFSDGFELGLGAEIGISTTKLHAFGPMGLEELTTTKFIIYGDGQVRV
- the nadD gene encoding nicotinate-nucleotide adenylyltransferase, yielding MKLGILGGTFDPIHLGHLRCAEEVRELFALDRILFIPSSQPPHKDYPAVTPFAQRAEMVQLAIAGQPVFSCSDLENKRAGLSYSVITVEELLASQPQATLYFILGQDAFQTIQTWKDWERLLTLCHVVVMTRAGWKNEGLTEILPPDHAGRFRYNAALDGYQGPTGKAIFFRQVSFLEVSSSDIRSRIKAGKSVRYLVPEAVLAYLAEAGCYRQ
- a CDS encoding DMT family transporter; amino-acid sequence: MHSTPKDRIDLSGILFMVLLTFLWGCNYSAIKFASGGISPVFMSFLRSAIASFLGILYCLAIKEPLFHRDIRLWHGCVVGLLFGIEFACIYFGLRYTHAARASILLNLSPFVVAIGAWLFLRERLNALNITGLVLAFAGAACVLLWGKPATWTPSMLFGDALQIIAAVLWGATTIYIKKYLAGKVQPIHTFLYQLVFSIPILLLCAYVLEPTWIHGINGPVLAALGYQSVIVAFASYLVWFKLIHTYPVSQLAVFSFLTPIFGVASGAIFLAEPVTVGLVIGMSLVCVGIYVNSRGQQ
- a CDS encoding fructose-1,6-bisphosphatase; this translates as MGEGISDYTKFAVDLRRHMWMDGVEMELRRLIWQIAVTGKYISAKIHESNRKLAGFQNIYGEDQLALDRGADEILKNQLQFSGSVREYASEEQETVVTIGQGNEKYFITADPLDGSSLVDANLSIGTIIGIHQEAVLGQGRKSMVAALYITYGPLITMVYATAKGAHEFVLNREGEYVLSQENITLNDRGSIYSPGGLRRDCTPEHCKFLEALEAAGYKLRYSGGFVPDINQLLIKRGGIFTYPALKNEPQGKLRLLFELQPMAFIIEQAGGMATNGREDILSLTVTDLDQRSPIYIGSRVEVEQARGFLTGN